acTATTTTGTAAATGGAACACACAATatatacagaaagaaataaagttaacctttcttcagtattttgtttcttcagtgTCACAAAAGTCCATTAACCTCAGTTTACATTTATAGGAAGGTATCTTttctgtgtgggcttccctggtgcctcagtggtaaagaatctgcctgccaatgcaggagacctaggttcaagccctgggttgggaagatctcttagagaaggaaatggcaacccactccaggattcttgcctgggaaattccatggatagagtctggagagctatagtccatggggtcacaatagagttcaacataacttagcaactaaacaacaacaacaatcttttcTATATAATGCTTTGCAACATGAAAACAGCACATGCAGCCAAACCTGTGATGGGAGTGAAAAACTTACAGCTCTAGAAAATTCATTTAGCTTATCTAAATAATTCATCATTACTTCCAACACCTATTCTATGGCATCCTGGGTTTTCTACTGAAGGGGGCTAATGGATATTTTAATTCAACCAATTCAAAAATCATAAATAGTTTATTGACTGTTTACTCAATAATTTCTGATGGAAGTTACTTTGACATTATTTGCCATACTGTGAATGGATATTATGATATTAAATTTAAAGCTTTTGCTACTAGAGCTGTTTtgctttcctatttttaaaatcatgactgCACTTTTCTTACATAGTAAAACGCcaggaaagacaggaaaaaagcAGAATTTTAGCTTCAAGCTGCAGAAATTATAAATTTAGCTACAGTGCTCTGCTACCAAGTAACTGAAATATTTCAATTATCAGCACAGATTTTATAATGGTGCTCAATCTAAGTTCTCTCTACCTTCTATACCTGCCTCCCCCACACTTAACCACACAATTAAAACAAGAAGATCTGTTAGGAAGTTTAAACTCTTTATTGTAATGATACACAAATCCATGTTCTCATTTAATAGTTTTAAGAACTATATTTTCATAGGAaaacactgtattatatacttacaAGCACCATCTTCATCATAGTTACTAAGATCAGCATGGACTGTTCTGCTGAATTCTAACACATTGTACCACTGATCTTTGTTCATAACGCGATACTTTGATTGCTGTAGAAAATGATATAAACATTTGGATTACAGAACAAGTAATATCTATTAGGATTTGACTTCAATAAACATAGTTGTGATTTTGTTGTGATTTAGTCTTTCCTTAAAAAGTTATTCCTCTTTTAATTATTTGTGTTTCTAAGAGAATTTTCAGGGTCATTTAGATGTTAAcatcttcaaatttatttttttccttccttttttttaatttctgaggaATAACACAGCATCAATGGCCCTAACAAAAAGGGTAAAACTCACTAAATTTTTACCAATGTATATGCTGTGTAATCACCAGTGAGATCAAGCTATATAATGTTTCTTATACACAGTAAACTCTTTTCTCATTAAATTGTTTCTTTACATAAGGTTTACTGTTTAGCCACATTTGAAGTTGGCATTTTTCAGGCTTGGTTTCAAATCTTACTTCTGTTACTTAATTGAATGACCCTGGGAAAGTTACTCATTGGCTAAgtggaaataaaacataattcaaaatggTGTTATAAAGGTTTAAAAAGATAATGTATGTTAAACACCCTCCATAcaacaaacatttgaaaatatttagttcTCTCAGCAACCTTTACACGGGAATATTTTTACAAGGAATGATATTTATCTCTGTCCCCAATATGAGGAAGATAGGTAATGTCCACCAACCAATCTACTTTTATTAGGCTAAAAGATTTAAGTGTGCATATAAGACCTTTTTATACTACTGTCTCTTATCACAAGCTTTAAACAAAACTAATCTGGGGAACTTGCTATGATAAACAATCAGCTTcatgagaaattattttcaaagcaaaagcATCTATAttcaagaaatggaaagaagtacaccaaaataagacaaaattgcaaaagcaaaaaaacactACCAAagcaagaaatggaaaaaaaggacAGTATCTTCTTAGAATCACCTTGAACAACAGGTACAAGAATAAAGCCTTTCTTCTAAAACAATACTTCCTTTATAAATTCAGCATACATTTCTCAGTAATCACTATATCTAAGTACATTCTCATATTTGGGGACATAAAACATTAaactttctaactgtggtgttggagaagactcttgagagtcctttggactgcaaggagatccaaccagtcaatcctaaaggaaatcaaccccgaatattcatgggaaggattgatgctgaagctgaagctccaatactctggctgcttgatgggaagaaccaacccactggaagagaccctgatgctgggaaaaattgaaggtaggaggagaaggggacaacagaggatgtgatggttggatggcatcaccgactcaatggacacgagtttgagcaagttccgggagatggtgaaggacaaagaagcctggcgtgttgcagtccatggggttgcaaagattcagacaggactgagcaactgaacagcaacatattaaaagttTATTCTAATTCTTTAGATTGAGCCTAAGCTTTAATACTAAAATCGGTTctcttaaatttgatttttttcagtcaaaTATCTTGTATATAGAAAGAAATTTGATTTAGAAGCTTGAAATTTGTACACTAGCATCAATTCTCTCTTGAAAAGTCCCAAGAAACTAATTTTACATTAAGGGCATTTGtgctaaaatacattttttgaagatctatcttttttttttttttgaagggagAAGAGCTGTGAGGAAGGGAATACACACAGCTTATGCACAAAACATATTAATGAACATGAACTCATGTCTAAATGAGAGCAGATAGGTAtacatttaaacaaattttcaaccacttatacatattttttaaaaagctacagtattacatattttttgtttttattcatttaaaggtATGTTTTTCAATCAgcttaagtttttaaatattattttaaaaataaaaacatatacatacCTCTAGGTACTGGTAAAATACGGAAAACAGTGGCCATGTCCTCCCAAGGAGAAGAGCTAACATAGACTTAGCAGTATCAATATCAAGGCTTCTCTGATCTTTATcctaaaacaaaagataaaaaagtttTCCTAAGTGTGGTttcaagataataaaaaatatattaaaactgcAAACATGGAAATCCCACTTACCCTTGCAAAATCAAAGGCATATCTGTAAATATTCTTAAACGAAGAAATATCATTCAACTGTGAGCGCAAAAAGTCAAATTTGTTCTGTAACTTTTCTGTGCAGTCacaccttaaattaaaaaatcaaatgttatataattaagaaaattaaaagtatctTTGGGGGTTAGAAGGAATGCATTAAATAAAAAAGTGAGCACATTCATGAAGTTAGTTTAGGTTTAAATTCTCTGATTCACAAATTTAGAATAACTGTTGCCTTCTATCTACCAATAcatgaaaaagggaaaagaaaacctgGCAATCTATGAAAGGTCACTCcagtaacttttctttaaaaaaaaaaaaacacccacaacTCAAGCAAAAACTGCTaataaaatcacaaatatttggtaaaaagaaacaaagatatacTCTTTTACcacaaataaagttaaaatgacagaataaataaaattaatcagGCCTCTAACACAAATTCTCAAGCACCATCTTGGTGAAAGAGACTAACCATGATAGCTGTTAAAAGTTTAGTAGGTAATCCAGAGGAAATACATTATATTAGTGATTCAATCATAAACTCAGATTCCTACTACATTTTTAGTCAacaaaaaatcaaagtatatCAGTGACAGCACCTAACTTTACATAAGGTACATATACAAAAGAATGCAAACAAGTAATAGATGTTATCTCTAAAGGTATGACTAACTAAATATAAGGAGCTAAAGAGATGGAATGTTCAAAAGTATTACTGGCTTTCTGATTTTACCTGAGTTGATTTACTCCACTATTTAGCAAGAAACAAGGCAGACAAAGCTTTTCACAATTAGCACAAATATTCAATCTCACCTCCAGCCAGGGCCCAATATCCTTAAAATGTAACTGTGCTCTAGTTATATTTCACTTACCATTCCCAAACACCATATCTATGCTTTAAGCACATATTATTTTATCTACTTGATATGCTGTTCCTTCTAATATTTTGTCAAAAAATTACTCATCAGAACTAACTCACAGTTTGTCCTGAGATCATCTGACTCCCTTCAATCAAATTAGTTGTACCATCCACTGTGATCAAGTTTTCAAGGCAAAACTGATTTCAGTATTCATGACAATACACCTAGCATTCTCAGATTTAACCAAGACTTTCACTGTTCTAAATCAACAATGTGATGTGTAGTAACTTATCGTTTTATTAATGTGTAAATATCTGAATAAATTTCTAGTGTTGCTTAATGCTTGCACTCTTGGAATAAGCCAAACTTGGGCATGTTACCTGTTTTATAGACTGCCGGCTATTTCACTTTGTTCATAAATGAGACTGGCtgtaaattttattctttcacattctttttgcTAGTCTTGTAACAAGCTTATAGCATAAgcctcaaaaaaccaaaatgaaaaatggtacactttcttctgttttccaaaaAAAGTTTACTCAACACTGGATTTAAGATTTGAACAAACTCAGCAGCTAAAAAACCACCTGGGCCTTTTTACTAAGAGAAGGGAAACCTTTTAACTACTAATTCAGCATTTTAAATGGTTATTAGACCATTCAgatttttttatgtctttttgaatCAGTTTTGGTCATTTATACACTTTTCTGATTACttatttcacatataattttatttaaatatgccaattaaaatatttataatattttctaacatgattattctatttttttgccttttctttgttcttcttgatTACCTTGTCAGAATTTCTTAATTCTCTCAATtgtatcttttttctattttaccaGAGTTTGgacactttttatttcctttcctcttttttctttgggTTAATCCTTTTCTTAAATTAGATACCAGTTCATTTGGTTTCAGACCTTCCCCCTcccttttaatataatatttaatgctACAGACTTCCCTCTAAGTACAATTTTAGCTTCACTCAAAGCTTTGTAAGTATTAACTGGTTTGATTATTCACTTGTAAATAAGGCCTTTAGAAGAGTGATTTCAGAGGAGCTGTAAGAATAAAGTCTTGCTAGAATAGGTTTTAAAGAGCGAATGAGGAGAAACTAGAGAAAACAAGCCTAGACAATTGCTTTCAAAGAATCTGTTTCTAAAATGAAGCAGCGAAAAGAAGCAGTAGAGTGCGATggggaaggaaggcagaaagttcactttaagaaaaaataagagaaacaacTTGCTTCTAAGAAGATGAAGTGTTATTTCACGTCTCTCCTGTGAATTCAGTTAAAAGCCCTACACATTATATACAACACAACATAAAGACTCTGAAAGAATCTGAGAAATGATACAGTAGCATGTTCCCTGGGTTTTTTTCTTGCCTCATTTATCCCAGCTTGAAGCTGAAGGAGTCAGCAAAACAGAAATGCCAACAAGggcagacaaaaaataaacatacaaaagcCTGCTCTCCCCCTCTAGCCAAAAGAAAGCAATCTGGCAAGACAGAAAtcattaagggaaaaaaacaaagcaaaccacTCTTCTCCAGTCAAACACCAAAGAGAAAACTGGCTCAACTCCCACCaacaccaggaaacactggatggggaaactgaagggTCCACCCTCACCAGGATATGGGGGTgctctgggggctcagtggtcaagaatcctcctgccaacgcaggagacttgggttggatccctgaactgggaagatcccctggagaaggaaatggcaccccactccagtattcttgcctggagaatcccatggacaaaggagccacggggtcacaaaagagtcagacacgacttagggactaaacaacaaacaaaacactagGATATAAGCAGGTTGCCCTCTTGAATTGCGGTGTCAGGGGAAACCACAAGGGGTACATGAACTCCCACCAGGCAGTGAAAAGCAGACCCTCCTCCTCCACTTCGGGGAGTGTCAGAGGAGGATTTGGAGTGAAGGCTTTCAGCTTTACTCAGGAACACCGCTGTCACTCCAACAGTGTCCATGGAGACAAAGCATCTGTGGAGGCCTCTCACCTCTGCTGACAATAATGAGGACTTCCTCCCCAGAGGACAAGGAGAGGAACTTCCTTTCTATGGGAATCTGAAACTAACAAGGCAACAGCCCTCAATTCTCCTGCCCAAGTGGTATTAGAGGAAGCTAGCTGAAACAGAAGCCTCAAATAAATCCAGACTTTCACAACATAATAATACTCCAATCTTCCAggtttcaattaaaaagaaaaaaaaaattttgtccgCCATAGCAAGAACCAAGATCTCAAACAGCAAAAGGGCAATCAATAGGTGCAAACACCGAAATGATAAAGATGTTTAGAATTATTCAACTCAGAATATAAAGCAGTTATAAAAATGCTTCAGTAAGCAatcaagaagaaattaaaacaaatgaaaagatagaaaCTATCAGCAAAGAAATTGAAagtctaagaaaaaaatatataaaaaaagaccACAATTTTTGAATTGTAAAATACAGGGCAGACTTAAGCCCTAATACATCAGTAATTACATCAAATATAAGTGTTTCAAATATACCAATTGTAAGATTAGAGACTGACAGAgtggaacaacagcaacaaatgccCTAAACTCTCTGCTGTTCAGAAGAAACTGACTTTAAATATAACAATATAGGCAGGCTGAaagtaaaagaatagaaaatgatATACAAACAACTAAAAGAAATGAGAGGTGGCTAAACTAGTGTCAGCTAATGTAGACTTCAGAGCAAAGAATTTATTAAACTAGAGAAGAATATTACATAATGACAAAAGGTCATCCACCAAGAAGACGGAACAATCCCAAATGTGTGCACCAGATGAGAGCTGCAAAATATAAGGAGAAATAAATTCACAATTAGTTAGATTTTAATCTCTCTCTCAGTGATTGACAGAACACAGAACATCAGCAAACTGTAGAAGAATTCAACACCAACAATCAACAGGATCCAATGGACATGAAAAGAACATTCTACTCAATGGCAACAAAATACTTCTTTTCAATCCTAAACCATAAAACAAATCTTGACAGAtgtaaaataactgaaatcacACAGAATACATTCTTCGACCACAGAGAGACCAAACTAGAAAGTAAAACTTAGAAATTAAACAGCCAACTCCTAAATAGTCCATGGGAATGGAAACCAAAAAACatactgaactgaatgaaaatgaaaacaagtatCAAATTTTCTGAGATACAAAACAGTGTTAAGAGGGAAATTTAGGTCCATTTATGGAGATAAATTTGAAGATGAAAATTTTGATGTGAAACATACAGGTCCTGGTTTACTATCGATGGCCAGTCGAGGCCAGAACACCAATAATTCTCAATTTTTCATAATACTGAAAAAAGCAGAACATTTGGACTTTAAGCATGTAGTATTTGGGTTTGTTAAAGATGGTATGGATACTGTGAAAAAGATTGAATCATTTGGTTCTCCTCAAGGGTCTGTTAGTCGAAGAATTATCATCACATAATGTGGACAGATATAAAatcattgttttccatagtaaatTTTACCTGTATAAAAGCTGAATCGAGGCCTAGCTGTTTTGACAACATGGTAATTATGTTCAGCTTTTGAAAATGGACGTTTCCAATGTACAAATGTAAAATTGCAGCTTATAGCTGTTGTCAGTTTCTAATGTGTTATAATTGACCTTGCATGgtgtaaaataaaagtttaaacactggtgtaaaaaaaaaaaaagcactaaatataaatacaaatattaaagaagaaaacagtctcAATCAACAATCTAAGCTCCTACCTTTGAAATTTTATCTAGATTCCAAAATAAGGAGTTTAGATTATTGAAAAAGACCAGAATAAACCTATGGCAAGTaggaaaagtaaataattaaagtATATCATTAGACCTGCACATATCAAAAGGATATAACTTTgataattaaagaagaaacagactcagaacttccctggtggtccagtgattaagaattctctctaagacttccctggtggctcagaggtcaagaatccacccatcaatgcaggagacatgggttcaatctctgatccaggaagatcccacatgcctcagggcaactaagcccacgtgccacaacagTAGAGCCTGGAAACCGCAACTATTGCACCCACGAGCCGCACCTGCACGGGCTCtacaacaagagatgccaccgcaatgagaggcccacacaAAACTAGACAGCAGCCCTTGCTCCTCGTAACTAGAGAGAGGTCATTGCAACAATGAAGGCCCAGCACTGCcctaaatggatgaatgaataaacaaatacacacaaaaaaattgttttttaaagaatttacttTCCAATGTAGAGGaggtgggttcgacccctggtgaggaaaccaagatcccacatgctgcagggcgacttagctcatgctctgcaacaagagaagcccccccacataaaaaaaaaaaaaaaacaggtgacaTGGACCAATATTTGAGTTATGTAACTATTAAACTATTAAATAAACTGAATTCAAAAGTTAGAAACATCTATATAAGAAATATACAGGTTTAGGTGGTTTCACTGGAGAATTTCACCATCTTCAAAGATCAATTCTACAACCTCCttcaaaatataaagtataagCAAAAACTTTccaattcattttataaagcCAGTATTACCTTTACCTTAAAAtcaaagacaattaaaaaaatcatcacaaaggaaaaaaatttacagCTATATATACTGATGGATGTTAACGACTTATTATGGTGATATTattgcagggatcaaacccatgtcacctgtgtctcctgcattgcagatggattctttacccactgagctatctaGGAAGCccttaattttataatatatatgaatactGAATCCTTATGTTTTACATCTGAAGCtgaaattaacattttatgtccattataactcaataaataagaaaaggaaaataaagttatagaccaatatccctcatgaatccttaacaaaatattagcaaacagaaattaagcaatatataaaaataaaattatataccatgatcaagtaggatttattccaAGTATGCACTACTGATTCAGTACTcacaaaaaaaatcaacataagcATATTTAatggctaaaaaaagaaaaagcacatgaCTATATGATTTAATGCAAAAAAAgtgtatttaaagtatttaatatctACACACCTTAAAACtcacaaaaaaaacagaaagagaacttgctcaatttgattaaaaaaaaaaaaaagtacaaaaaaccTACCAGCAAcaatacttaatggtgaaaaactggtATCTTTATCTCTAACATGGGGAACCAAAATAGGATGTCCACTATCACACTTATTCAACACAGTAGTAGACATTCCAGCCAATGCAATATgtcaaggaaaggaaataaaagatgtacagaccagaaaagaaataaaactgtccctATTTTGTGTCATAATCATATGACACAACTGTCCATGTGGAAAACccaaagcacacacaaaaatattacaATAAGTGTGTTCAGCAAGTTCACAGGATACaagacatacaaaaatcaattctatttctatatattaataatgaaCATATAGACactaaaattaaacatacaatatttataatgaccaaaataaagacaaaatatttagGTTTAATTCTTACAACGCATGTATGTACAGGATGTCCATGTTTTACaaagaaatgatgaaagaaacaaaGCACCTAAGTAAATGGAGACATATCTATCTTGGAAGAGTCAAAgagtaaagatgtcaattctcaaATTCACAAGCACTTTAACAAGAATCTCAGTAAGATTTTTTGTAAACATGtaagattattctaaaatttttggaaaagcaAAGAGACTGTAGTAggaggacatccctggtggtccagtggctaagactccattccCAGCAAAGGTTTCACTctttggtcggggaactaagattccgcacACCACACAGTGtgaccaagaaagaaaaaggaggttaAAAGAAACTGTAGTAGCTATAAAAAAATTCGAGAAAAGATGAATCAGTCTACCTGACTTCAAGACTGAGTACACAGTTATAGTAATGCAGACTGTGTGGTCGTGGAAAAAGATCAACAGAACACAACCGGGAACTCAGAACAGACCACACAAATAAGTCCAGATGCtttttgatgaaggtaaaagcAATTCAATAGGAGAAAGAGTTTCTGTACCAAATGGTAGTGATGCAAATGGACATCCACagataaataaaccaaaaatctAAGTCTCATACCTTTGATagagataaattcaaaatgcattactgatttaaaagtaaaatgtaaaaacataaaacttctaggaaaaaaaataaggaaaaatccTCAGGATCTACGGCTAGGCAAAGAATTCTTAGACTTGACACTTAAAACACATAAGGAGGAAAAAACTAATAAACCAGACATCAtcacaatttaaaacttttattctgTGCAAAAGTCCTTGTAAGAGAGTAAAAACACAAGCTGCAGACatggagaaaacattttcaaaccaCACATTCAATGAAGGACTTAAATCTAGAATACAGAGAACACACTCAAAATTCACAGAACACACccaaaactaattaaaaaaaaattaatccactATAGCTCTTAGactcttttctattttcctcaaATATGGTAGGTCACCATTTTATTTATACCATCTTCTTTGCAGTTAGTTCATCTACTGAGCTTTaaatcttttatatatttcacttttaGAAATTATCTGAAATCTGATCATCTGAgaccattctttttttaatacacattAATATAGTTATACTGAGATTGTAGTAACTCAAAATACTAGCCTTAAAGAGTCttattttgaagtttaaaatCTGTTTCCCAACTTGTTTAGTGATTTCTGATTGTTAACAATCACTGAACTTTTctctgaagaaactgaggcttctgTTTAAAATGCTTTCCTGTACAGAAGAACTGCTTCCACTAAACACATGGGAGTACTAATTACCTGAGACAATACTAAAATGCATTTTTTGGATAGTGTCTACATCCTCATGGCAAAGAGCTCTTTTTTTTGACGATGCCtctcagcttgcaggatctcactTCCCAACCAGCAAGTGAACCCAGCCAggaccatgaaagtgaaagtcttgaAATCCTAACCAACAGGGAACTCCCCCAAAATCACTTTTAGTTAAGAATTCTCTCAACTAGAAGCCCTTTGTCTCCAACTGCATATGTCAAACCAAGCCCAGGCAATCAAGTCTCCATCTATTGGACAGATTTGGCATCAATAACTAAATGTGCGAGGTTTTACTATGATTCTCATTGCAATTTGTCTACAGTTCCCAACAGGCATAAAAGGTTAATCCAGGTGATTAAGAACAGGCAGGTATCCTCAGGGTAAATACCAGCTCCATAGAGCCCTATGGAATTACCATCTCTCTCAATTTTTGacctctgatttatttttctatagtcaagtatgttttttaaaagatgttttgtaTTTTAACCAACATTTAGGTGTGTAATATGGGAAACGATTTGTTTGCATATTTAGGATGCCATAACTGCCAGAAATGAAATCAAAGTTTGGATAAGTTAATCATCTAATTTGTCTGGGGCCTACTTCCTTACATATGAATAAGTACACAAAATGTttcaagaagaaacaagaaaaatttattcTTACCATTTATGAGAAATTTATTGTTTACTATTTCAATAAATGGCTTCTACTGGTGCATTCGTCATTATATGAAAAAGTTTTAATGAAAGTTGAAAATGCAGTTAACTTCTACCAGAAGaatatgcaaaagaaacaaattatcaGATTACATGCTATTATAATACTGTTTGAAAACTGGGACATCTCAAAACTTCATTATCTCCAGAGTTGTCAACTGAGAATGTTCCGAAGGTCCTAGTACTAGAAGTGACTGGTCACAGGTACTCCCTTTCCCACCAGGACCTACCTTTAAGTAGGGGCCTCATTTTCTACATCTTTAGAGCTTCTTCAAGCAGCTTTTCacgtttttttttaatgatgtgacTCACATTTTTCACAGACTTGAGACTCAGGAGGGAAAACAAGTTAAAGGATACCTCCCTACTTCAAAAGCTTTTTCTCTCAATACCTCCAGAATTCAAAACTCGTCCTCATGGTATTAACATAGGGCCTGGCATATAGGCCTCAACATTCCAAAACTGTCTGTTAAATAAAGGTATGgatatcaaaaataaaacacaaagtagATGATGCATTACAAAAGGTTTCAAAATTCCCATCTAGGAAAAGGCTAGTGGAAAACTATAGTTCAAACAGAACTGTTAAGTGTGTAAGTAGTGACTGACAAGTCTCTCTAGGAGATAATCTAAAAGATTACAAGcctttccaaatattttacatt
This sequence is a window from Odocoileus virginianus isolate 20LAN1187 ecotype Illinois chromosome 10, Ovbor_1.2, whole genome shotgun sequence. Protein-coding genes within it:
- the DCUN1D5 gene encoding DCN1-like protein 5 isoform X2, with product MEKFCEDIGVEPENIIMLVLAWKLEAESMGFFTKEEWLKGMTSLQCDCTEKLQNKFDFLRSQLNDISSFKNIYRYAFDFARDKDQRSLDIDTAKSMLALLLGRTWPLFSVFYQYLEQSKYRVMNKDQWYNVLEFSRTVHADLSNYDEDGAWPVLLDEFVEWHKVRQAS
- the DCUN1D5 gene encoding DCN1-like protein 5 isoform X4, whose product is MCDCTEKLQNKFDFLRSQLNDISSFKNIYRYAFDFARDKDQRSLDIDTAKSMLALLLGRTWPLFSVFYQYLEQSKYRVMNKDQWYNVLEFSRTVHADLSNYDEDGAWPVLLDEFVEWHKVRQAS
- the DCUN1D5 gene encoding DCN1-like protein 5 isoform X3, which codes for MPVKKKRKSPGVAAAAAEDGGLKKCKISRCDCTEKLQNKFDFLRSQLNDISSFKNIYRYAFDFARDKDQRSLDIDTAKSMLALLLGRTWPLFSVFYQYLEQSKYRVMNKDQWYNVLEFSRTVHADLSNYDEDGAWPVLLDEFVEWHKVRQAS